Proteins encoded in a region of the Mucilaginibacter sabulilitoris genome:
- a CDS encoding glycosyltransferase, producing the protein MSSNKHKQVFQADSPGRWNKFKWLSRVLLAVLIIGIVAVIVTIKSTYYPDLPNLNPTPKKMSKEELEQLKKSTKFRSFRIQKSEIEAMERARRLHQIKHPNNKDGINAAFYRAWEPQAYNSLITNLGHLDMVISEGFSIAPGVDTVITKVDTGLTNLNKKYNKPVLLTLSNYVNYNNVSGGYDTKDVERIIKNKKLRDGFINSIVNALTKGKFKGINVDLDDIKDRNSKTYLAFLKQLYTTLHAKNFLVTQNIVPEDEAYDIVKLQHYNDYLFVMAIDEHSEASNAGDLSNQHWVEQILDDVCSKIPSEKVILTFAGGAYDWPENSVGKSIGYQQAISTAEEKKSKITFDPMSANLHFNYIDQDSLQHTIYFTDAATNFNIIRMADDWGTGGVALWRLGVEDPRLWSFFQKNLSIDSLKKTGVDLKKLTSVGLNNRVNVDYDGDGEVLDLITTPTTGEINVKLDTSNYTITDQQYIKLPTKYVIRRYGYAPKKVVLTFDDGPDPDFTPRILDILKKENVPAAFFIVGSMAEKNMQLVRREYEEGYEIGNHTFFHPDISTISLDRVVLELNSTRKLIESITGRSTILFRPPFNADAEPQTLAEVIPVAESRRQSYITIGESIDPWDWQPGVTADSIIARTIRQKDNGSMILLHDAGGDTREETVKALPAIIKYFKENGYQFTTIADVLGKTKADLMPPIKNDPNTGIFGPVYDAFVHGYYYINWILIYVFLSAIFLAIGRIVLIGILAVRQHSENKKMVRQRGTDIPLPPVSIIVPAYNEEVNAVATIQSLLKTEYPSFEIIFVDDGSKDKTYEVVNAAYEGNPLVKILTKPNGGKASALNFGITHAQSDYVVCIDADTQLKTDAIYHLMTYFTDEEIGAVAGTVKVGNETNIITRWQSIEYITAQNMDRRAFDLINSITVVPGAIGAFRKSAIFKAGGFTYDTLAEDCDLTMRILKQGYIVRNCAEALAYTEAPETINMLLKQRFRWSFGVIQSFWKNRDALFNKKYKFFGMVGMPNILIFQIILPLFSPLADLMMILALFGAKPEKMLFYYLAFVLIDFVVGIIAFRMEKEDYKKLIYIIPQRFMWRQLMYYVLFKSIRKALKGELSSWGVLKRTGNVNVKTKKAKTQPIYIVVIVLVLALVSYLLFKRFS; encoded by the coding sequence ATGTCTTCAAACAAGCACAAGCAAGTTTTTCAGGCCGATTCTCCGGGTAGATGGAATAAATTCAAGTGGCTCAGCCGTGTACTCCTTGCAGTTCTTATTATTGGGATAGTAGCCGTTATAGTTACCATAAAATCAACTTACTATCCCGATCTACCAAATCTGAACCCGACACCAAAAAAAATGTCGAAAGAGGAACTGGAACAGTTAAAAAAATCAACCAAGTTCAGATCTTTCCGCATACAAAAGTCGGAGATTGAGGCTATGGAGCGCGCCAGGCGCCTGCATCAGATCAAACATCCTAATAACAAAGATGGCATTAACGCCGCCTTCTACCGTGCCTGGGAACCTCAGGCCTATAATTCCTTAATAACCAACCTGGGTCACCTGGATATGGTGATCAGTGAGGGCTTTTCTATTGCCCCGGGTGTTGATACCGTAATTACCAAGGTTGATACCGGCCTTACCAATCTGAATAAAAAATACAACAAGCCTGTTTTACTTACCCTCTCCAACTATGTGAATTACAATAATGTGAGCGGTGGTTATGACACTAAGGATGTTGAACGTATCATTAAGAACAAAAAACTCCGCGACGGCTTTATCAATAGCATTGTTAACGCGCTTACCAAAGGTAAGTTTAAAGGCATAAATGTTGATCTTGACGATATCAAAGACCGGAACAGCAAAACCTACCTAGCTTTTTTGAAGCAGCTTTATACCACCCTGCATGCTAAAAATTTCCTGGTTACCCAAAATATAGTACCCGAAGATGAGGCCTATGATATCGTTAAACTGCAGCATTATAACGACTACTTGTTTGTTATGGCTATTGATGAGCATAGCGAAGCGAGCAATGCGGGCGATCTTTCGAATCAGCATTGGGTAGAGCAGATACTTGATGACGTTTGTTCAAAAATACCCAGCGAGAAGGTTATTTTAACCTTTGCGGGTGGCGCCTATGACTGGCCTGAAAACAGCGTAGGAAAATCAATAGGCTACCAACAGGCCATTAGTACGGCCGAGGAGAAAAAAAGCAAGATCACCTTCGACCCGATGTCTGCAAACCTCCATTTCAATTATATTGATCAGGACAGCCTGCAACATACCATTTATTTTACTGACGCTGCCACCAACTTTAACATCATCCGCATGGCCGACGACTGGGGAACCGGCGGTGTGGCGTTATGGCGCCTGGGTGTAGAAGATCCGCGCCTGTGGTCGTTCTTTCAGAAAAACCTGTCTATCGATTCTTTAAAGAAAACAGGTGTCGATTTGAAGAAACTGACCTCCGTAGGTTTAAATAACCGCGTAAATGTTGATTATGATGGCGACGGAGAAGTACTTGATTTGATAACCACCCCAACTACCGGCGAGATCAACGTAAAGCTGGATACCTCCAACTATACCATTACCGATCAGCAATATATTAAGCTGCCAACCAAATATGTGATCCGTCGCTATGGTTATGCGCCTAAAAAAGTTGTTTTAACTTTCGATGATGGCCCGGATCCGGATTTTACGCCACGTATTTTAGATATATTAAAAAAAGAAAATGTACCTGCGGCATTTTTTATAGTAGGCTCCATGGCCGAAAAAAATATGCAGTTGGTGCGCCGCGAATACGAAGAAGGCTATGAAATTGGTAACCACACCTTTTTCCATCCGGATATTTCAACCATCAGTCTTGACCGTGTTGTGCTGGAGCTCAACTCTACCCGTAAGCTCATCGAATCTATAACCGGACGCAGTACCATATTATTCAGGCCGCCGTTTAATGCCGATGCCGAGCCGCAGACCCTTGCTGAGGTTATACCCGTTGCCGAAAGCCGCCGCCAAAGCTACATTACCATTGGCGAATCAATTGATCCCTGGGACTGGCAGCCCGGCGTAACCGCCGATAGTATTATTGCCCGCACCATCAGGCAAAAGGATAACGGCTCCATGATATTATTGCATGACGCCGGCGGCGATACCCGCGAAGAAACAGTAAAAGCCCTGCCTGCAATAATAAAATACTTTAAGGAAAATGGTTACCAGTTTACCACCATTGCCGATGTATTGGGTAAAACCAAGGCCGACCTGATGCCGCCCATAAAGAACGATCCGAACACCGGCATATTTGGCCCTGTTTATGACGCCTTTGTACATGGTTATTATTACATCAACTGGATACTGATATATGTATTCCTATCGGCTATTTTCCTGGCTATCGGCCGTATTGTACTCATTGGCATACTGGCGGTAAGGCAGCATAGCGAAAATAAAAAGATGGTACGCCAGCGCGGCACCGATATTCCGCTGCCGCCGGTAAGTATTATAGTGCCCGCCTACAACGAGGAGGTTAACGCAGTTGCAACCATCCAAAGTTTATTAAAAACCGAATATCCGTCATTCGAGATCATTTTTGTAGACGACGGATCAAAAGATAAAACTTACGAGGTAGTTAATGCGGCTTATGAAGGTAACCCGCTGGTTAAAATATTAACCAAGCCAAATGGCGGTAAGGCATCGGCCCTTAACTTTGGCATTACCCATGCTCAAAGCGATTATGTAGTTTGTATTGACGCCGATACCCAGCTCAAAACAGACGCCATCTATCACCTGATGACCTATTTTACTGATGAAGAGATAGGCGCGGTGGCAGGTACCGTTAAAGTGGGTAACGAAACTAATATCATTACTCGCTGGCAGTCTATCGAATACATTACGGCACAGAATATGGACCGCAGGGCATTTGACCTCATTAACAGCATTACCGTGGTACCTGGTGCCATAGGCGCATTCCGTAAATCGGCTATATTTAAGGCAGGTGGATTTACTTATGACACCCTTGCCGAAGATTGCGACCTCACCATGCGCATACTAAAACAGGGCTATATTGTAAGGAATTGCGCGGAGGCACTCGCCTATACCGAAGCGCCCGAAACTATTAACATGTTACTAAAACAGCGTTTCCGCTGGAGCTTTGGCGTAATACAAAGTTTCTGGAAAAACCGGGATGCGCTGTTCAATAAAAAGTATAAGTTCTTTGGGATGGTGGGGATGCCTAATATCCTCATCTTCCAGATCATATTACCGCTGTTTTCGCCCCTGGCCGATCTGATGATGATACTCGCCCTCTTTGGCGCCAAACCCGAAAAAATGCTGTTTTATTATTTAGCATTTGTTCTGATTGACTTTGTGGTGGGTATCATTGCTTTCCGTATGGAAAAAGAAGATTACAAAAAGCTCATTTACATTATACCTCAGCGTTTCATGTGGCGGCAACTGATGTACTACGTGCTGTTTAAATCGATCAGAAAAGCGCTAAAAGGTGAGTTAAGCAGTTGGGGTGTACTGAAGCGCACAGGTAATGTAAATGTTAAAACCAAAAAGGCCAAAACACAGCCGATATATATTGTTGTAATTGTCCTGGTATTGGCCTTAGTGTCATACTTGTTATTTAAGCGGTTTAGTTAG
- the ispF gene encoding 2-C-methyl-D-erythritol 2,4-cyclodiphosphate synthase gives MGKIKVGFGFDVHQLKEQHPFVLGGVNLEHHAGAYGHSDADVLLHAICDALLGAANLRDIGFHFSNTDNRWKGISSLVLLQHVVALIKEKGFSIGNIDAMVCLEAPKINPHIPAMKTHIAEAASISEDDISIKATTNEKLGFIGREEGVVAYAVCLIERD, from the coding sequence ATGGGTAAAATTAAGGTAGGTTTTGGGTTTGATGTACACCAGTTAAAAGAGCAACACCCTTTTGTTTTAGGCGGCGTAAATTTAGAACACCATGCCGGTGCCTATGGCCATTCAGACGCCGATGTATTGTTACACGCCATTTGCGATGCCCTGCTGGGGGCCGCCAATTTGCGCGATATAGGCTTTCATTTTTCAAATACCGATAATCGCTGGAAAGGCATCAGCAGCCTGGTTTTGCTACAGCATGTGGTTGCGCTTATAAAGGAGAAAGGTTTCAGCATTGGTAATATTGATGCTATGGTATGCCTCGAAGCGCCCAAAATAAACCCGCATATACCCGCTATGAAAACGCATATAGCAGAAGCAGCGTCTATAAGCGAAGATGATATCTCCATTAAAGCTACTACCAATGAAAAATTGGGCTTTATAGGCCGCGAGGAGGGCGTGGTAGCTTACGCAGTTTGTCTTATTGAAAGAGATTGA
- the porV gene encoding type IX secretion system outer membrane channel protein PorV — translation MKLFTFRCIVHLVLFLLPFAVAAQTGGTNPNGSNVNAIPVQVPFLNIAPDSRSGAMGEAGVAISPDVNANFWNPAKLAFLENNDALALSYSPWLRHLVPDISLSYLSYAHKLSERNTLGASLRYFNYGSVPLTDINANDLGTYTPNELSFDVSFARTFGENLSLGLTMRYIRSNISSIGFAGGSGQVNKPGNAVAADVSLYYKKPYGDDNLFAFGAHISNIGSKISYSDVEPAYFLPANLKIGAANTWNFDETNQLTLTLDLNKLLVPTGRDSTGIITDVSVPSGIFRSFTDARGGLSEELKEISLSPGAEYWYNQQFALRAGYFYENPSKGGRHYLTLGFGLKYDIFNFDFSYLAASQQNSALANTLRFTLSANFGGTTNASRR, via the coding sequence ATGAAGCTTTTTACCTTTCGCTGTATTGTTCATTTAGTGCTGTTTTTGCTTCCCTTTGCGGTTGCTGCGCAAACAGGGGGCACAAATCCAAACGGAAGTAATGTTAATGCAATACCTGTACAGGTACCTTTCCTGAATATCGCCCCCGATTCAAGGTCGGGTGCTATGGGTGAAGCAGGTGTGGCAATATCGCCCGATGTTAATGCTAATTTCTGGAACCCTGCAAAGCTGGCCTTCCTCGAAAACAACGATGCGCTTGCTTTATCATACAGCCCATGGCTAAGGCATCTGGTGCCCGATATCAGCCTGTCATACCTCAGTTACGCGCATAAATTAAGCGAGCGTAACACACTGGGTGCATCACTGCGTTATTTTAATTATGGATCGGTGCCGCTTACAGACATTAATGCTAATGATCTGGGCACCTACACCCCTAATGAACTTTCGTTTGATGTATCTTTTGCCCGTACGTTTGGTGAGAATCTTTCACTGGGCTTAACTATGCGTTACATCAGGTCAAACATTTCCAGTATAGGTTTTGCCGGTGGCTCGGGTCAGGTTAACAAACCCGGTAACGCGGTTGCTGCCGATGTTTCTTTATACTATAAAAAGCCGTATGGTGATGATAACCTTTTTGCCTTTGGGGCGCATATATCAAACATAGGATCGAAAATAAGCTATAGCGATGTGGAGCCAGCCTACTTTTTACCGGCAAATTTAAAAATTGGCGCAGCAAATACCTGGAATTTTGATGAAACCAATCAACTTACCCTTACGCTTGATCTGAATAAATTACTGGTGCCTACCGGGCGCGATTCAACAGGTATTATAACTGATGTATCCGTACCGTCGGGTATTTTCAGGTCGTTTACCGATGCACGGGGCGGTTTGAGCGAAGAGCTTAAGGAGATCAGCCTTTCGCCGGGTGCCGAATACTGGTATAATCAACAATTTGCCCTAAGGGCCGGATATTTTTATGAAAACCCGTCAAAGGGCGGCAGGCACTACCTAACGCTGGGATTTGGCCTGAAATATGATATTTTTAATTTTGATTTTTCGTACCTGGCTGCCAGCCAGCAAAACAGCGCTTTGGCCAATACGTTGCGCTTTACCTTGTCGGCAAATTTTGGCGGTACCACAAATGCGAGCAGAAGATAA
- a CDS encoding SUMF1/EgtB/PvdO family nonheme iron enzyme: MKVLFTKSALVLLALGALVSSCSKREQSQKTGITYNDKNNGGYVRFRQTHPSPGPGLVPIEGGTFVMGGSADQDVAYDYNNVRRRVTVPSFYMDETEVSNQDWLDYLHWTAVTFPNDRELYYDALPDTLVWRKPLSYNEPYVDNYLRHPAFQDYPVVGVTWEQAQDYCQWRTDRTNENILRESGKMVAWKDLNGNGKAGAGGAAATNAANANTANGANGANTTAAATNGGQEPFNTEIYLNGQLKGPGYDGKKMMPDLSPNAQAGAGKGGKPVRPVRMEDGILKQGYRLPSEAEWEYAALALAGNTQFENIDDGKMYPWNGLGVRSAKSKTRGLILANFKRGNGDNAGVGGYLNDKADITAPVRAYAPNDFGLYNMAGNVNEWVADTYRQTSFEEFDDFNPFRGNEYTNKRLADPSKGLYAKDKYGRPIKDPAKSNKKLKYSELLAMQGQADSASAAAAAPANGNAAANTANANAQLATKNSGKPFNADLRGERDTVNMALYGNTTLVNNRSKVYKGGSWNDMAYWLNPATRRFMDQDEASAEVGFRCAMTLVGAPEIYPAGKPHYSIKKAKAFKSR; this comes from the coding sequence ATGAAAGTACTTTTTACTAAATCTGCTTTGGTGCTGTTGGCTTTAGGTGCCCTGGTAAGCAGCTGCAGTAAACGCGAACAGTCGCAAAAAACCGGGATCACATATAACGACAAAAACAATGGTGGTTATGTGCGCTTCAGGCAAACCCACCCCTCTCCGGGCCCGGGTTTGGTGCCTATTGAAGGCGGTACTTTTGTAATGGGCGGCAGTGCCGATCAGGACGTTGCCTATGATTACAATAATGTGCGGCGCAGGGTAACTGTTCCATCGTTTTACATGGATGAAACTGAGGTATCAAACCAGGACTGGCTTGATTACCTGCACTGGACAGCCGTCACCTTCCCTAATGACCGTGAATTATATTATGATGCTTTGCCCGATACCCTGGTATGGCGTAAACCACTTTCGTACAATGAGCCTTATGTAGATAACTATCTGCGGCACCCGGCTTTTCAGGATTATCCTGTGGTGGGTGTAACCTGGGAACAGGCGCAGGATTACTGCCAATGGCGTACAGATCGCACCAACGAGAACATCCTGCGCGAATCAGGCAAAATGGTAGCCTGGAAAGATTTAAATGGTAATGGTAAAGCAGGTGCAGGTGGCGCAGCTGCTACAAATGCGGCCAACGCCAATACAGCTAACGGAGCAAACGGCGCCAACACAACAGCTGCTGCCACTAACGGGGGTCAGGAGCCATTTAATACTGAAATATACCTTAACGGTCAATTGAAAGGTCCAGGATATGATGGCAAGAAGATGATGCCCGATTTGAGCCCTAATGCACAAGCAGGCGCCGGTAAGGGTGGCAAACCTGTAAGGCCGGTACGTATGGAAGATGGCATCCTTAAACAAGGTTACAGGCTTCCGTCAGAAGCTGAATGGGAATACGCAGCGCTGGCACTGGCGGGCAACACCCAGTTTGAAAACATTGACGATGGCAAAATGTATCCATGGAATGGTTTAGGCGTACGTTCGGCTAAAAGCAAAACCCGTGGTTTGATTTTAGCTAACTTTAAACGCGGCAACGGCGATAATGCCGGTGTTGGGGGCTATCTGAATGATAAAGCCGATATTACCGCTCCGGTAAGGGCCTACGCGCCAAATGACTTTGGTTTATACAATATGGCTGGCAACGTGAATGAGTGGGTGGCCGATACTTATCGCCAAACCTCATTTGAGGAGTTTGATGATTTTAACCCTTTCCGCGGTAACGAGTACACCAATAAACGTTTGGCCGACCCATCAAAAGGCCTTTACGCTAAAGACAAATATGGCCGTCCTATTAAAGATCCGGCTAAATCGAATAAAAAATTAAAATACAGCGAGCTTTTGGCAATGCAAGGCCAGGCCGATTCGGCCAGTGCGGCGGCCGCAGCTCCGGCAAATGGTAACGCTGCTGCCAACACTGCTAATGCAAACGCCCAGCTTGCTACTAAAAACTCTGGCAAACCCTTTAATGCCGATTTGAGGGGAGAAAGGGATACGGTTAACATGGCGCTTTATGGCAACACTACACTGGTTAATAACCGGTCGAAAGTTTATAAAGGCGGTTCATGGAACGATATGGCCTACTGGTTAAACCCGGCAACGCGCCGCTTTATGGACCAGGATGAGGCGAGTGCCGAAGTTGGTTTCCGCTGCGCGATGACTTTGGTTGGTGCCCCTGAAATTTACCCGGCGGGTAAACCGCATTACAGTATTAAAAAAGCTAAGGCCTTTAAATCAAGATAA
- a CDS encoding RagB/SusD family nutrient uptake outer membrane protein, with product MKKIRYILIALSLFMMLYNTGCKKQLDIKPVDNVEQDLAIKTSKDVEGVLIGAYTAAALRGVYGGRLMSTTDFLADDGDFSYFGSFFDYTQLSNKAITINNFYVEGVWDDGYNTINVCNTVLANLNLVDPNKKDKVEGEARFLRGMTYFDLARTFGKAWNDGTPSSNLGVPVVLTPTTTIPGIQLVKRNTVAEVYAQAISDLTTAESKLEVAKSTYASSSAASAVLARIYLTQENFTQAEAEATKIISSDIYSLVPLFADEFQNPEQPTHVFNTSEDIFAIQMSSQSGFNALNEIFAGSEFGGRGETIMNDQHFDLYEKGDDRANEFFDDGDIYTAKFNNVYGNVVLIRLAEIYLIRAEARIRRPAPNLAGAAADINIVRKRAKLPNTTANNATTLFAAVKHERRVELAFEGFRLNDLKRYKESTVTKDEDGNITATFNWDSAKLIFPIPKRERDANPNLIQNDGYQ from the coding sequence ATGAAAAAAATTAGATATATATTAATAGCATTAAGTTTATTCATGATGCTTTATAACACGGGCTGTAAAAAACAATTAGATATTAAGCCTGTAGATAATGTTGAGCAGGATTTGGCTATAAAAACGTCAAAAGATGTGGAAGGCGTACTGATTGGCGCATATACAGCTGCGGCACTTAGAGGTGTTTATGGAGGCCGGCTGATGTCAACCACCGACTTTTTGGCGGATGATGGTGACTTTTCTTATTTTGGGTCATTTTTTGACTACACTCAGCTTAGTAATAAAGCGATAACCATCAATAACTTTTATGTTGAAGGGGTTTGGGATGACGGTTATAATACTATAAATGTATGTAATACTGTTTTGGCCAATTTAAACCTGGTTGATCCAAATAAAAAGGACAAGGTAGAGGGTGAAGCGAGGTTTTTGCGTGGTATGACGTATTTTGATCTTGCCAGAACTTTTGGCAAAGCCTGGAATGATGGTACTCCATCATCAAATTTAGGGGTGCCAGTTGTACTTACACCTACAACTACAATACCGGGCATACAATTAGTTAAACGTAATACAGTTGCCGAAGTGTATGCACAAGCTATATCAGATTTAACAACCGCCGAGAGCAAGCTTGAAGTTGCTAAGTCAACTTATGCCAGCTCATCAGCAGCATCAGCAGTGCTGGCGAGAATTTATCTTACCCAAGAGAATTTTACCCAGGCAGAAGCCGAGGCAACAAAAATAATAAGCAGCGACATTTATAGTTTGGTGCCCTTATTTGCAGATGAGTTCCAGAATCCGGAGCAGCCAACACACGTATTCAATACCTCCGAAGATATATTTGCTATTCAAATGTCAAGCCAATCAGGCTTTAATGCGCTTAACGAAATTTTTGCAGGTTCGGAATTTGGCGGCCGTGGTGAAACTATCATGAACGATCAGCATTTTGATCTTTATGAAAAGGGCGACGACCGTGCCAATGAATTTTTTGATGATGGTGATATTTATACGGCCAAGTTTAATAATGTGTATGGCAATGTTGTATTGATACGCTTAGCCGAAATTTATTTGATAAGAGCGGAAGCAAGAATAAGAAGACCAGCACCTAATTTAGCAGGTGCTGCTGCCGACATCAATATAGTTCGTAAACGGGCAAAATTACCTAATACAACGGCCAACAATGCTACTACCTTGTTTGCTGCCGTTAAACATGAGCGCCGTGTGGAACTTGCTTTTGAAGGGTTTAGATTGAATGATTTAAAACGCTATAAAGAAAGTACCGTAACGAAAGACGAAGATGGCAATATAACTGCTACTTTTAATTGGGATTCGGCAAAACTCATATTCCCCATACCTAAGCGTGAAAGGGATGCCAATCCTAACTTAATTCAAAACGATGGTTATCAATAA